One Burkholderiaceae bacterium DAT-1 DNA segment encodes these proteins:
- a CDS encoding S9 family peptidase: MSLPVPPVASVHPKTHTLHGDRRNDPYFWLRNRRDPAVIDYLNAENAYAQAYTAGQKALEAQLFEEMKGRMPEDDQSVPFTLHGFRYYSRMEAGKQYPIMCRQQDQVDAPEEILLDLNVMAAGKPFLSLGEFDISPDSRWLALTTDSKGFRQYDLQIKSLQTGKLLKVRRKRVTSVAWALDNATLFYTTEDAVTKRSNQLWRLDIHSGEDTLIHEEEDERFGVDIHLTRSEAYLLYSISSHTTSEVRYLAASTPKGRFKTLARRKQDVEYDVDHHGDHFYLRINDTGPNFRLIRTPVTATTRAHWEEVVPHHEDVCLEDVDLFRDFRVLLLREQGQMQLDITVLASGDSHRITLNEDCYALFGEVNAEFDTHSYRFGYESMTRPETIYDYDVLTRTRTQLKQRQVPSGHDPEQYACERRWIVARDGVQVPVSLVWHKDTPLDGSAPLWLDGYGAYGIASDPYFSGVRLSLLDRGFIFAIAHIRGGGDLGERWHKAGKMRHKMRTFHDFIGIAEALTGPDGIADRNKLVAEGGSAGGLLMGVVANLRPDLFRIILSHVPFVDMLTTMLDDKLPLTVGEYEEWGNPNLPAQYRWMRAYSPYDNLRAQPYPTMLVKTSLHDSQVMYWEPAKYVAKLRTLKTDQHPLLLVTNMDAGHGGASGRYDRLKEAAFDIAFVLGELGVE; encoded by the coding sequence ATGAGCCTGCCTGTACCGCCCGTCGCCTCCGTCCATCCGAAAACGCATACGCTACATGGTGACCGCCGCAACGATCCCTATTTCTGGTTGCGCAATCGCCGTGACCCGGCCGTCATCGACTATCTGAATGCGGAGAATGCCTATGCACAGGCCTACACCGCCGGACAGAAAGCGCTGGAGGCACAACTGTTCGAGGAAATGAAGGGACGCATGCCCGAGGATGATCAATCGGTGCCCTTTACGCTGCATGGTTTCCGCTATTACTCGCGCATGGAAGCAGGCAAGCAATACCCGATCATGTGCCGTCAGCAGGATCAGGTCGATGCGCCGGAAGAAATCCTGCTCGACCTGAATGTCATGGCAGCAGGCAAGCCGTTTCTGTCGCTGGGCGAATTCGATATCAGCCCGGACAGCCGGTGGCTGGCCCTCACCACCGATAGCAAGGGCTTCCGGCAGTACGATCTGCAGATCAAATCGCTCCAGACCGGCAAGTTGCTCAAGGTTCGCCGCAAGCGGGTCACCTCGGTGGCCTGGGCGCTGGATAACGCCACGCTGTTCTATACCACCGAAGATGCGGTCACTAAGCGCTCCAACCAGCTGTGGCGGCTGGATATTCACAGTGGTGAAGACACGCTGATCCACGAAGAGGAAGACGAGCGCTTTGGCGTGGATATCCACCTGACGCGGTCCGAAGCCTATCTGCTTTATTCGATCAGCAGCCACACCACCAGCGAAGTCCGCTATCTGGCTGCGTCCACGCCTAAAGGCCGTTTCAAAACGCTGGCACGCCGTAAGCAGGATGTGGAATACGATGTCGATCATCATGGCGACCATTTCTATCTGCGCATCAACGATACCGGCCCGAATTTCCGCCTGATCCGCACGCCTGTGACGGCCACCACCCGCGCGCACTGGGAAGAAGTGGTGCCACACCATGAGGATGTCTGCCTCGAAGATGTCGATCTGTTCCGCGATTTCCGCGTGCTGCTGCTGCGCGAACAGGGCCAGATGCAGCTGGATATCACCGTACTGGCGAGCGGAGACAGCCATCGCATTACTTTGAATGAAGACTGCTATGCGCTGTTTGGCGAGGTGAACGCCGAATTCGATACGCATAGCTATCGCTTCGGCTACGAATCGATGACGCGGCCGGAAACCATCTATGACTACGATGTATTGACCCGCACGCGCACGCAACTGAAGCAGCGGCAGGTACCGTCCGGCCATGATCCCGAGCAATATGCCTGTGAACGACGCTGGATTGTGGCGCGCGATGGTGTGCAGGTGCCTGTCTCACTGGTGTGGCACAAGGATACGCCGCTGGATGGCAGCGCCCCGCTGTGGCTGGATGGCTATGGCGCCTATGGCATTGCGTCTGATCCCTATTTCTCGGGTGTGCGCCTGTCCTTGCTGGATCGCGGCTTTATCTTTGCCATCGCCCATATTCGTGGCGGCGGCGATCTGGGCGAGCGCTGGCACAAAGCAGGCAAGATGCGTCACAAGATGCGCACCTTCCACGATTTTATCGGCATCGCCGAGGCGCTAACCGGCCCGGATGGCATCGCTGATCGCAACAAGCTGGTGGCCGAAGGCGGCAGTGCCGGTGGCCTGCTGATGGGCGTGGTGGCCAATCTGCGGCCCGATCTTTTCCGCATCATCCTGTCGCATGTGCCCTTTGTGGACATGCTCACCACCATGCTGGACGACAAGCTGCCGCTGACCGTGGGCGAATACGAGGAATGGGGCAACCCGAACCTGCCCGCGCAATACCGCTGGATGCGCGCCTACTCGCCCTACGACAATCTCAGGGCGCAACCCTATCCCACCATGCTAGTGAAAACCAGCCTGCATGACTCGCAAGTCATGTACTGGGAACCGGCCAAATACGTGGCGAAATTGCGCACGCTGAAAACCGATCAGCACCCGCTGCTGCTGGTCACCAATATGGATGCGGGACATGGCGGTGCGTCGGGGCGATATGATCGCTTGAAGGAAGCGGCGTTTGATATCGCGTTCGTGCTGGGGGAGTTGGGGGTGGAGTAA
- a CDS encoding aldehyde dehydrogenase family protein, translated as MSRLPEFVSIDPVTGEQFAERASMTPSEWQSQLVSLERTAKQWRSVAIQVRLAGLLRLAALLRENKAALSDLCTREMGKLPTEADDEIERSANWCEFMAKRVPGWLADEVNPTGTIKRVPHGVVLAITPWNYPVWQIFRPLAAAVATGNVVALKPAPNVAVVSAAVEALVAEAFPMPVMRCLWVDTADVKDVIAHPDVHMVVLTGSEAAGRAVGAAAGAALKPCVLELGGNNPFILLEDADIEAAAQAAAESRCLNAGQACTAAKRFFVHERVHDAFKAALIRAFRTWQPGVNLAPLARSDIHVRLTQQVEQSIAMGASLIELGSRKTQGLYFAPTLLTHVSPGMPVFDEECFGPVAALIPFADIDEAIALANQVPQRLAAAIWSRDEDRAQSIGLALGTGVVCVNRRPTSRFELPFAGAGTSGMGSTLGQDGCLAFTRPVGMM; from the coding sequence ATGTCCCGTCTGCCCGAATTTGTGTCGATTGATCCTGTGACTGGCGAACAATTCGCCGAACGTGCGTCGATGACGCCGTCTGAATGGCAGTCGCAACTGGTATCGCTTGAGCGAACAGCCAAACAGTGGCGATCGGTAGCGATTCAGGTACGCCTCGCTGGCTTGTTACGGCTCGCTGCACTTTTGCGTGAGAACAAGGCAGCATTATCTGATTTGTGTACGCGGGAAATGGGTAAGTTGCCGACCGAGGCTGATGATGAAATCGAGCGTTCGGCCAACTGGTGCGAATTCATGGCCAAGCGGGTTCCCGGCTGGCTGGCCGATGAGGTCAATCCAACTGGCACCATCAAGCGCGTGCCACATGGTGTGGTATTGGCCATCACCCCTTGGAATTATCCTGTATGGCAGATTTTCCGGCCGCTGGCAGCAGCTGTGGCAACCGGCAATGTGGTCGCACTCAAGCCCGCACCGAATGTTGCAGTGGTCAGCGCTGCAGTTGAGGCTCTGGTGGCCGAGGCATTCCCGATGCCGGTGATGCGCTGTCTGTGGGTGGATACTGCCGATGTAAAGGATGTCATCGCCCACCCTGATGTACATATGGTGGTGCTAACGGGCAGCGAAGCGGCTGGACGAGCTGTGGGCGCTGCTGCGGGGGCCGCGCTGAAACCCTGTGTACTGGAACTGGGGGGCAATAATCCATTCATCCTGCTGGAGGATGCGGACATCGAAGCCGCGGCGCAGGCTGCGGCCGAGAGTCGTTGCCTGAATGCCGGTCAGGCATGTACGGCTGCGAAGCGCTTCTTTGTTCACGAGCGCGTACATGATGCCTTTAAAGCTGCGCTGATTCGCGCATTCCGGACATGGCAGCCGGGTGTAAATCTGGCACCACTGGCGCGTTCGGATATCCATGTCCGGCTGACACAGCAGGTCGAGCAAAGTATCGCGATGGGGGCGAGTCTGATCGAGCTGGGTTCGCGGAAGACGCAAGGGTTGTACTTTGCGCCTACATTACTGACACATGTCTCGCCCGGCATGCCCGTATTTGATGAAGAGTGCTTCGGACCAGTCGCCGCATTGATACCCTTTGCCGATATCGATGAAGCCATCGCGCTTGCGAATCAAGTTCCACAGCGACTTGCTGCGGCCATCTGGAGCCGCGACGAAGATCGCGCGCAATCAATCGGGCTGGCGCTGGGCACCGGCGTGGTGTGTGTGAATCGCCGACCAACCAGCCGCTTCGAATTGCCTTTTGCAGGCGCGGGCACATCCGGCATGGGTAGTACGCTTGGTCAGGATGGATGCCTCGCCTTCACGCGTCCTGTCGGGATGATGTGA